From the genome of Mucilaginibacter paludis DSM 18603:
TTGTTATTGAGGCAAATGAGTGGAACATCCAGGTAAAAGCACTAATATTAACGCTATGGTGATGCATCAGATAATTTGAAAAATAAAACAGCAACAACGTGGTAGAATAATAGATAAGGATACCGGAGTTTATCCAGCTTAAACTCTGTTTTACATCGCGCGTTACGGATTGCAATTGCTGGTTTAAAAGCACAATAAAGGTAAATATGGAAAAAATAATGAGTAAAATCGATTCTACCGTGAGCGCGTTTGAATTGAATATATGGATATTTTCAAAAAAAACCGAGTTAATGATGGAGAAGCAAAGGAACAATAGTGTAACCGTCACTATTATTCCTTTGTTGATAAAGCTTTCTAAAACCGCCTGATAAAACCAGGCCAATAAAACAAACCCTAAAGGCACATACAAATGAAGCAGGGGCATGTTATTTGCCCGTACAAACCAAAATATTAAAGCAATGATTTGAATTATGCTTGAGCAGATGAGAAACCACGAAAATATTTTGAATTTTTTTTCAAACCTCCGGTAGAATATCACCGCTAAAACCCCTGATAGTAATATCGGAATATCGTTTGCAACAAGTATGGCTTTAGTTATTGTCATGAAAGTATTTGCTTAATTAATCTCCACAGGTATTGGGGCATGGAGTACTCAAATCGCCTACGTAAACACCGCTTTTATCTGATACTGCCTTAAATTTTGTTTTTTTTGCCTTCATTCTTAAAAGGTAACATGACGTATTAAGCGAATCAAGCCGTTGCCCTACTGAGTCGACTATCTCACCATTGCCATTAAAGAATAGTGCAGTGCCGGCCGGAAAAGGGCTTTTACTACCTAAATTAACATTTATTACCGGTTGTATAAAAGCCTTCATGTTTTTATTAACGGAATCAAATCCGAGTGTTAAACGGAAGTATCGCAATTTGGTTAAGCATTTCCACGACTCATCTATTCCCATTGCATTTAAAACATCTTGAGACTTAAGCGTAAAATATAGTGGCAAGCTATCCTTCAACGCAGCGTCTTTTTTTACTATTTTGCCCCAAATTGCTTTGTAGTTGGCCACCCATACCCGCGATGAATCTCGGTGTGAAAGATTAACCGTGTTAACGGTATCTGAAGAGGATGAAGTAACCACACAACATGAGTTTGGGTTTGGACAAGGAAAAACAACATAACCGATGAGCAAGCCGGTTAATACAGACGTAAAAATGATGATGGTGATGAGATAAGGTTTCATTTTGATATTGTTTTTAGGTTAATTAATGAATAAAATCATAAATAAAGATCCATAATTAATTTCATAACAACCTCTATTACAATTAAAAAGCAGGCATTTATACCTGGTATTTTTTAAAAAACAGGTATTTATAGCTATTTCTTAAAACGGTTAGTTATGCTCTGGAAACCTGTTGCATAACAGCCCATTTTGTAACGTAAAAAGCTTTAACAAGTGGAGCAGCACCTATTAAAAAAGGCTTGCCTGTAATTGTTACTGGGGCAGATGCTGGAAAATCATAATAGTAGGTGGCAATCTCATAAAATGCCGCCAAACACAATTCAAATTACAGCATGTGCCAATGAGATTATTATTTTAGCGTACCAATGAACAGGAAGCTACGAACTTGCGAAGCATTAAACGCAACGCCGGATGTGGTAGAGTAAATGTTTTTTTCATGAGTACAGATAAGGTTAAGGAGCATCTGAAAATATAAAACCTTCAGAATCTCCGTCTAAAGTTTTGGCGTTAATGTACTTCAAACATTATTCACAGCGGAAAGCCAGATCGGAAGATCCCCCTTCTTGTCCATTTGTATATAGTCAGGGTCTACTTCAAAACCATTCAGTTTGATTTGGGTTTTCTGAATGATTTGAAAACCGCGATTCGCCACGTCAGGCCCATTGTACGCCCGCCAATAATGCCTGAACGGGAGGTCGTGATACAATTGTGCTGAACTTAGCCCGGTACCATAGCCGGTATAAATGCCAGGATCATACCCGGCCGACTTCACTTCGTTATACCAGGCAGTGCAATACGCGATGATGTCTGCACTGGCAGCATCTTTCGACACCTCTTCCAGGTCCAGCCATACATTGATGCCCGCTGGTAAGCCTACAATGGTTTTGGCGTATACCGCCGCATAAGCGCCGTAGGCTTTGCCAAGTTCTGCAGATGGCATCCAACCCGGATTTGCAACATGCTGGACGGCCATCAGGGCAAGGCCGGCATTGAGGATATGCAAAGCTTCAGTATTAGAAAGATTGCCCTTAAGCAGATGGGCTGTGCGCGGAATGTAACGGATACAAAAGTCATATCCGGCAGCTTTGAAATCAGCCGCGTTAGCGGCCGTCAAAACGGCATTAACATCAAGCCCCTTGGCGCCAGGGCGAGCCGGTTCAACTTTGCCAGGCAGTAGTATAAGTGCTATGGAATTTGCCATAAAATATAAGTTTAGGTTAGCTTATAATATGCAGATCAACAAGAACGTAATTTACAATAAAATTGATAACTTATTGTAAGGTAATGATATAAATTAAATATACCCGTTCACATGGGGCTGTATAGCACTCCGCGCATGGGTTTAAGCCGTTAACAAAGGGGGATTGCGCAGGCTATCTGGCTATATCGAATTAAATGATATCTTTTTCAGCAGCGTTGATCAAAAAATAACCGACTTCCCCACCTAAATTTTAGAATCATTTTATGATCTGTGGTCAAAGCTTACTCATCCGCCGCTATGGCGTTACTGTAAATAGCGTTAACGGATTTACCGAACTTGCGCCCGTACTTTATAAACATCGCGAATGTATATGAAATGACGGAAGTTGGCATCCCATTTGATCTGTTAATGATAACTCGCTACTATCAAATAGAGTTAAATTCAAATTAATTATTTAGTCATGTATTTGAGTATATTTGATAGGCATCCGGTTGCGTTCGCCAATAAAATCGATAAACGTGCAAGAATTTAAAAGATCAGCTATTTTAGTAGCCAAGGTGTTGAAAACATCTGATGCGCAGGTAGCCGTACTTGAAGCTGCTGGACTGAACGGTGTTTGCACCGATCAGCAACTGACCGTTTTGAAAGCGTTTGGGGATACCACCGCCTACCTGAAAGCTGAGAATTTCATTTTTGATCTCAGCGAACTGTTGCCTGACGACGTTGGCGTGATCGTTAAAGCCGCTGCGCACCGGGCACTGGCATCCAATAAGCGGGTCACCTTAAGCGAATTGAATTTCGGTGGCGTGTATGCTGTCCAAATAGCCATTAGTCCCTTTATTACCGATGATGCCGACCGGCAATTGCTCGTCCTGTTTACCACCAACAAAAAAAAAACCAAAGATAGGTCCGTTATCAAGCAAACTGGCGTTGAACAACTTACCCGGCAACACCTGGCAAGCCTGGAGTTGGAATTGACAGAAGCAAAAGATAACCTGGAAGTAGCTTATGAAGCAATTAATTCCTCCAATGATAACATTAAGTCCTTTAACGAGGAGCTACAGTCCGCAAATGAAGAGATGCATAGTGCGAATGAGGAACTGCAGTCTGTTAATGAAGAATTACAAACCGTTAACCGGCAGCAGCAGCAAACTAATACCGAACTGACAGAATCAAACGATGACCTCAATAATTATTTCCGAAGTAATACCAACGGGCAGTTATTCGTGGATCATGACCTGATACTTAAACGATACTCACCGGGTGCGGTTAAGCATATTAATCTCCGGGAAAGCGATATCGGCAGGCCGCTGGCACATATCACCACCAATATCAAGCTTGAAACTCTTATAGCTGATATTCAAAATGTTATGTTAAACGAACAGACCATTACCAGGGAAGCTGAATCTTCGGACGGCAAAATATACCAGGTGATGACCATGCCTTATGTACGTCAAAACACCAATAATACAGACGGCGCTATTATCAGTTTCCATGACATTACAGAGCTCAAGAAACTGTTGGCCGCGCTGGATATCAGCAACAAAGGCCTCACCGATTCCATCGCCGCCATCAAATTGAGCAGGGAGCAGGTAAGCCAATCTCTGGAAAAGGAAAAACAGCTGAATGCATTGAAGAGCCGCTTTGTCTCCATGGCCTCGCATGAGTTCAAAACCCCGCTCACCGCTATCCAGCTTTCTGCAGAGCTAATCGGTAAGATAGCGGTGGATATGGATCACCCTATTGTAAAAAAGTATACCGAAACCATCAAAAACGCCGCAAAGAACCTCACCAATATCTTAAACGATTTTTTATCGTTGGAACTGCTGGAAACAGGCAGAATCAATCCGATATTGAGCGAGTTTGATCTCGTTAAGTTTGCAGCGGATATTACCGAAGATATGCAGTACCTGGCCAAACGCGAACAGCAGATCAGCTACATCCATTCCGGCCGGGGCAGGTTAGTGACCCTTAATCCTTCATTGCTTAAAAACTGTATTATCAACCTGATCAGCAACGCGATCAAATATTCCGGCCCTGATTCCCGTATCGAATTTTCCACCCAAATTACCGGCAACAATTTGACTATTATCATCAGGGATAACGGTATCGGTATACCCAAAGAAGACCAAAAACATCTTTTTGAGGCCTTCTTTCGCGCGCATAACACCGGCAATATACCCGGAACCGGATTGGGATTGAATATCGTTACGAGATATACCGCCTTAATGAACGGAAAAATCAAGTTTAAAAGCCAGGTCAATAAGGGCACCACCTTTAGGATCACCTTTCCGGTTAAACCGCTATAAAGCGCCATTAAGCCATATAACATCGATTCTGTTTTCTGCACCAACAATTAATGATTTAAATACTTAGAAATAAATAGCTTGGTATGAAACAATAATTCAATTTACTTATTATTATCATTATTATTCAGCTACTAACGTAAACCCCTATCAGCCCATGCCCAAAATTGCCGATCAACAATATGTTATTGCCATCGGCGCATCGTCCGGCGGCTTAGAAGCGATATCCGCCTTTTTTGATTATACACCGCTTGACTCTGTATCTTACATCGTGATACAGCACCTTTCGGCTGATTTTAAAAGCCAGATGGTACAGATCCTTTCCCAGCATAGTAAACTGCTGGTGGTAGAGGCCATCGAGAACGTAGATATTAAACCCAATACCGTTTACCTGATACCGAGTGCTAAATTCATGGCCGTAAAAAAGGGCCGACTGATCCTTTCGGATAAAAAGGACCGGCCCAGACCGCATATGACGATCGACTACTTTTTCAGCTCCCTGGCAAAGGAACGTGGAAACAAGGCCATCGGTATTATTTTATCAGGTACCGGTGATGATGGCTCGAAAGGGATAACAGCCATAAAACATGCCGGAGGTATTGTGTTGGTGCAGGACCCCGCTACGGCAAACTTTAAAGGCATGCCAGAGGCGGCCATTGCGAGCAATTGCGCGGACAGGATTCTTTCACCAGAGGCCATGCCTCAGATAATTGACGATTATGTAAGGGATGGAATTCTGGAACTATTGACTGACCAGCCTTCCGAACAGATCAGCGAGGATGAGCTTGCACAAATATTTACTCTGATTAAAGGCAACCTGCCACTGGATTTCACCGACTATAAACGCCCGACCATTATCAGGCGGATCAAAAGGCGGATGGTAAGCCATAACCTCAACAAGGTGGATAAGTATTACCAGTTCCTGAAAGGAAATGCTGCCGAAATAGCGCTGCTTGCCAACGATTTTCTGATCAG
Proteins encoded in this window:
- a CDS encoding ATP-binding protein; the protein is MQEFKRSAILVAKVLKTSDAQVAVLEAAGLNGVCTDQQLTVLKAFGDTTAYLKAENFIFDLSELLPDDVGVIVKAAAHRALASNKRVTLSELNFGGVYAVQIAISPFITDDADRQLLVLFTTNKKKTKDRSVIKQTGVEQLTRQHLASLELELTEAKDNLEVAYEAINSSNDNIKSFNEELQSANEEMHSANEELQSVNEELQTVNRQQQQTNTELTESNDDLNNYFRSNTNGQLFVDHDLILKRYSPGAVKHINLRESDIGRPLAHITTNIKLETLIADIQNVMLNEQTITREAESSDGKIYQVMTMPYVRQNTNNTDGAIISFHDITELKKLLAALDISNKGLTDSIAAIKLSREQVSQSLEKEKQLNALKSRFVSMASHEFKTPLTAIQLSAELIGKIAVDMDHPIVKKYTETIKNAAKNLTNILNDFLSLELLETGRINPILSEFDLVKFAADITEDMQYLAKREQQISYIHSGRGRLVTLNPSLLKNCIINLISNAIKYSGPDSRIEFSTQITGNNLTIIIRDNGIGIPKEDQKHLFEAFFRAHNTGNIPGTGLGLNIVTRYTALMNGKIKFKSQVNKGTTFRITFPVKPL
- a CDS encoding DUF1906 domain-containing protein, producing the protein MANSIALILLPGKVEPARPGAKGLDVNAVLTAANAADFKAAGYDFCIRYIPRTAHLLKGNLSNTEALHILNAGLALMAVQHVANPGWMPSAELGKAYGAYAAVYAKTIVGLPAGINVWLDLEEVSKDAASADIIAYCTAWYNEVKSAGYDPGIYTGYGTGLSSAQLYHDLPFRHYWRAYNGPDVANRGFQIIQKTQIKLNGFEVDPDYIQMDKKGDLPIWLSAVNNV